One window of Patescibacteria group bacterium genomic DNA carries:
- a CDS encoding divergent PAP2 family protein yields the protein MITPYLYVPLLAWVIAQGIKVSIEIIKGDADFKYLYASGGMPSAHSAVVCSLAGYTFYHQGISSPLFGVTAILAGIVMYDSFGVRRSSGEQAKTINRLIEEMTNNGTLRKPDDYNRLREILGHQPLEVIVGAILGGLVAMLFSLDQLDPIIKWLTSTASTFEIYAIYSLGASMVALTAIAYISRRKKLKRNKNTLQLSRYLLCVNILFGLLIMLAGLLAKESIAVYGQRWLVCAILSVWLIAVLIIAWRWLNVGRVARFDSENINYRKNAWLKKAGKKR from the coding sequence TGTGCCCTTGCTAGCCTGGGTTATAGCTCAGGGTATTAAGGTCTCTATCGAAATAATCAAAGGGGATGCCGACTTTAAGTATCTTTATGCGTCAGGTGGTATGCCATCTGCGCACTCAGCTGTGGTCTGTTCATTGGCGGGCTATACATTTTATCATCAGGGTATAAGCAGCCCCCTATTCGGTGTCACGGCTATACTCGCCGGCATAGTTATGTATGATAGTTTTGGCGTGCGTAGGAGCTCTGGCGAGCAGGCTAAGACAATCAATAGGCTTATTGAAGAGATGACCAATAACGGGACTCTTCGCAAGCCAGATGACTACAACAGGCTTAGAGAGATATTAGGACATCAGCCCCTTGAAGTTATTGTAGGTGCAATCCTTGGCGGGCTAGTTGCTATGCTCTTTAGCCTCGACCAGCTAGACCCAATAATAAAATGGTTGACCTCCACCGCATCCACATTCGAAATATACGCCATCTATTCACTTGGCGCATCCATGGTCGCGTTAACAGCCATAGCATATATATCGCGACGTAAAAAACTCAAGCGCAATAAAAATACCCTTCAGCTTTCCAGGTATTTACTGTGTGTAAATATACTTTTTGGCCTGCTAATTATGCTTGCTGGCCTGCTTGCTAAGGAGTCCATAGCTGTCTATGGCCAACGCTGGCTAGTATGTGCTATTCTATCTGTCTGGTTGATAGCAGTATTGATCATCGCCTGGCGCTGGCTTAATGTCGGCAGGGTTGCTCGTTTTGATTCAGAAAATATAAACTATAGAAAAAATGCCTGGCTCAAGAAAGCAGGCAAAAAGCGCTGA